A stretch of Pseudomonas sp. CCC3.1 DNA encodes these proteins:
- a CDS encoding DUF808 domain-containing protein: MAGSSLLMLLDDIAAVLDDVALMTKMAAKKTAGVLGDDLALNAQQVSGVRAERELPVVWAVAKGSFRNKLILVPAALAISAFVPWAVTPLLMVGGAFLCFEGFEKLAHKFLHSKESAQTERKALQEAAASSEVDLAAFEKDKIKGAVRTDFILSAEIIAITLGTVAEAPLMQQVVVLSGIAIVMTIGVYGVVAGIVKLDDGGLYLSQKTGEGAWRRLQRSFGRGVLNAAPYMMKSLTVIGTAAMFLVGGGILTHGVPVVHHWIEGVAQNTTPWLGAVSVIVPTLLNAVAGIVAGAVVLAAVSVASKIWHAVKR, encoded by the coding sequence ATGGCAGGCAGCAGTTTGCTGATGTTGCTCGACGATATTGCCGCCGTGCTCGATGACGTCGCGTTAATGACCAAAATGGCCGCGAAAAAGACGGCCGGGGTGCTGGGCGATGATCTGGCGCTCAATGCGCAGCAGGTATCGGGCGTACGCGCTGAACGCGAGTTGCCGGTGGTCTGGGCGGTGGCCAAAGGCTCGTTTCGCAACAAGCTCATTTTGGTGCCCGCAGCCTTGGCGATCAGCGCGTTTGTGCCGTGGGCGGTCACGCCGTTGCTGATGGTGGGCGGTGCGTTCTTGTGTTTCGAGGGCTTTGAGAAGCTGGCGCACAAATTTTTGCACAGCAAGGAAAGCGCTCAGACTGAGCGCAAAGCCCTGCAAGAAGCCGCCGCCAGTTCAGAGGTCGACTTGGCGGCGTTTGAGAAAGACAAAATCAAGGGCGCGGTGCGCACTGACTTTATTTTGTCGGCCGAGATCATTGCCATCACCTTGGGCACCGTGGCTGAGGCGCCGTTGATGCAGCAGGTGGTGGTGTTGTCCGGTATCGCGATTGTGATGACCATCGGCGTGTATGGGGTGGTCGCGGGGATCGTCAAGCTGGATGACGGTGGGCTGTACTTGAGTCAGAAGACCGGAGAGGGCGCCTGGCGACGCCTTCAGCGCAGCTTCGGGCGCGGCGTGTTAAATGCCGCACCTTACATGATGAAAAGCCTGACGGTGATCGGGACCGCCGCGATGTTTTTGGTAGGCGGCGGGATTCTGACCCACGGCGTGCCGGTGGTGCACCACTGGATCGAAGGCGTTGCGCAAAACACCACGCCGTGGCTGGGCGCGGTGTCGGTGATTGTGCCGACCTTGCTTAACGCCGTGGCCGGCATCGTTGCTGGCGCAGTGGTGTTGGCGGCGGTCAGTGTTGCAAGCAAGATCTGGCACGCCGTGAAACGTTAG
- a CDS encoding MFS transporter produces MANPYREIFSAPGTKAFCAAGLIARMPVSMAGIGIITMLAQLHGSYWLAGAVAATFALTMALLAPQISRAVDRYGQGRVLPGAAAIGVCAMFALLLCSHLEAPDWTLFVCAALAGCMPSMPAMVRARWSELYRGSPKLHTAFAFESVLDEVCFIVGPPISVGLSVALFPQAGPLVAAIFMAVGVTAFVLQRETEPPVHPRTLENNGTVLRQGAVLVLVMALLGLGTIVGTVDVVSVAFAQHQGQPAAASIVLSVYALGSCIAGLAFGMLKLNMPLPRLFLLGALATAITMVPLMWANSIITLAAAMFVAGLFFAPTLITAMALVENIVAPAKLTEGLTWMITGLGIGVALGAVVGGWVIDAYGAPAGFNVSMAAGLSMLLFAVLGYRLLQNSTSAHPSALA; encoded by the coding sequence ATGGCTAACCCTTATCGCGAGATTTTCAGCGCCCCCGGCACCAAAGCCTTTTGCGCCGCTGGCCTGATCGCACGTATGCCCGTCTCCATGGCGGGTATCGGCATCATCACCATGCTCGCGCAGTTGCACGGCTCGTATTGGCTGGCCGGTGCCGTGGCGGCGACCTTCGCCCTGACAATGGCGCTGCTGGCGCCGCAAATCTCCCGGGCCGTTGATCGTTACGGCCAAGGCCGCGTCTTGCCGGGTGCCGCCGCCATCGGCGTGTGCGCCATGTTCGCGTTGCTGCTGTGCAGCCATCTAGAAGCACCCGACTGGACGCTGTTCGTATGCGCCGCCCTTGCCGGGTGCATGCCCAGCATGCCTGCCATGGTCCGCGCCCGCTGGAGCGAGCTGTATCGCGGTTCGCCCAAACTGCACACTGCCTTCGCCTTCGAATCGGTGCTCGATGAAGTGTGTTTTATCGTCGGGCCGCCCATTTCAGTGGGCCTCAGCGTGGCGCTGTTTCCTCAGGCCGGACCGCTCGTGGCGGCGATCTTCATGGCCGTGGGGGTAACCGCGTTTGTGCTGCAACGCGAAACCGAGCCGCCGGTGCACCCACGCACGCTGGAAAATAACGGCACCGTATTGCGCCAGGGCGCCGTGCTGGTGTTGGTGATGGCGCTGCTGGGGCTGGGCACCATTGTGGGCACCGTCGACGTGGTCAGCGTGGCCTTTGCCCAGCATCAGGGCCAACCCGCCGCCGCGAGCATTGTGCTGTCGGTCTACGCGCTGGGCTCCTGCATCGCCGGGCTGGCCTTCGGCATGCTCAAGCTGAACATGCCGTTGCCCAGACTCTTCCTGTTGGGTGCGCTGGCCACAGCCATCACCATGGTGCCGCTGATGTGGGCCAACAGCATCATCACCCTGGCCGCCGCCATGTTTGTAGCCGGACTGTTCTTCGCCCCGACGCTGATTACTGCGATGGCGCTGGTGGAAAACATCGTCGCACCGGCCAAGCTGACCGAAGGCCTGACCTGGATGATTACCGGCCTGGGCATCGGCGTGGCCCTCGGCGCCGTGGTCGGCGGCTGGGTGATCGATGCTTACGGCGCACCGGCCGGGTTCAACGTGTCGATGGCGGCAGGTCTGAGCATGCTGCTGTTTGCCGTGTTGGGCTATCGCCTGCTGCAAAACAGCACATCAGCCCACCCCAGCGCGTTGGCCTAA